CACAGGATGAAGTCAGGGTCGGTGCTCATCGCCCGGGCGAGGTTGATCCGCTGGCGCTGACCGCCCGAGAACTCGTGTGGATACCGGTTGTAGTACGCACGCTCGAGTCCGACCTGCTCGAGCAACTCCTTCGTCCGTTCTCGCCGTTCGTCTTTCGTGTACATCCCGTGGGCCTTCATCGGCTCTTCGATGATCTGGCCGACTTTCATCCGCGGGTTGAGCGACGACTGCGGGTCCTGAAAGATCATCTGCATGTCTCGCCGGAGTGGTCGGAGCTCCCGAGACGACCGCTCGGTCAGTTCGACGCCTTTGAACCGGACGCTCCCAGCGGTCGGCTCGATCAGCTGGAGGATCGTCCGAGCGAGCGTGCTCTTCCCACAGCCGCTCTCGCCGACGAGCGCGAGCGTCTCGCCCTTCTCGATCTCGAAGCTGACGTCGTCGACCGCCTCGACGTCCCCTGAGCCGAACAGTCCCGCGAGGATGCCGGTGTCGGCTGCGAAGTACTTCGAGAGATTCTCGACTTCCAGCAGCGTCTCGCCCGCTTCGACGTCCTCGAGCTGTTCGAGCGCGGAACTCATCGTCGTCCCTCCATGGACCCACGCTCACGTTCGCTGCGTGACTCGCCCTCGCGCCCCGGGAGCGGTTCGCTCTCCCAGTAGCCGTCGTCGCCGTGTTTGAGACAGGCGGCCCGGTGTGGCTCGCCGTCTTCGCCGACCTCGACGAACTCGGGTTCGGTGACGCGACACTCCTCCCGGGCGTCGACGCATCGCGGGTGGAACCGGCAGCCTGCGGGCGGACTCCTCGCGCTCGGCATCGTCCCCTCGATCGCCTCGAGGTCGTCGACGGTCCGGTCCGGCCGGGGAATCGAGTTCAACAGCGCTTTCGTGTAGGGATGTTTGGTGTCGTAGAACAGCTCGTCGACGGGCGCCTGCTCGACGATCTCGCCGAGGTACATGACGTTCACGCGGTCGCAAATCTCGGCGACGACGCCCATGTCGTGGGTGACCCAGATAAAACTCGTGTCGAACTCCGTCCTGAGGTCGTCGACGAGCTCTAAGATCTGCCCTTCGACGGTGACGTCGAGGGCGGTCGTCGGCTCGTCGGCGATGATGAGGTTCGGTCGGCAGCCGAGCGCCATGGCGATGAGCACGCGCTGGCGCATCCCGCCGCTGAACTCGTGTGGGTAGTCGTCGTAGCGGCTCTCGGCCTCGGGGATGCCGACGCGCCGGAGCATCTCGATCGCCTCTTCTTTCGCCTCCTCGCGGCTGAGATCGCGGTTGAGCTCGATGAACTCGCGAACCTGTCCGCCGACGGTGTAGACGGGGTTGAGCGACTCCATCGGATCCTGGAAGATGATCGCGATCTCGTTGCCGCGGATCTGTTCGCGCATCTCGGCGTCGGTGAGCATCTCGTCGCGGGGAACGAGCTCGCCGTCGCGTTCTTCGAACCCGACGACGGTCGTGCCCATGTAGTCGATCTCGCCGCCGACGATCTCGCCGGGCGATTCGATCAGGCGCATGATGCTCGAGGTTGCGACGCTCTTTCCGGCACCGGATTCGCCGACGAGGCCGACGATCTCCCCTCGTTTCACGTCGAACGAGACGCCGTCTACTGCACGGACGACGCCGCGTTCGGTGAAAAATTGCGTCTTCAGGTCGGTCACTTCGAGTATCGTTTCACTCATTGTAGATTGATAATCGTCTCACTTGATTCGCGGGTCCAGCGCGTCCTGCAGGCCGTCGCCGAAGAGGTTGAACCCCATGATGGTGATCAGGATGGCGAGGCCGGGCCAGATACTCAACCAGTAGTTCGAGTGCATGTACTGGTGTGCGAGGCGGAGCATCTCTCCCCAGTCGGCGGTCGGCGGCTGTGCGCCGTAGCCGAGGAAAGAGAGGCCGGCGACGATGAGGATCGTCACGCCGATGTACAGCGTCGCCAGCACCAGCACGGGGGCGAAACTGTTCGGGATCACGTGGCGGAGCAAGATGTCCCGATCCCTGACGCCAGCGGCTCGTGCGGCCTCGACGTAGTCCATCTCGCGGACGCTCAACACCCGACTGCGGATGAGCCGAGCGAACACCGGGATGAACGCGATCCCGACGCCGAGGGCGGCGTAGGTGATGTCGGGGTTCCCCCCGCTGACGAACACCGTGAACACGATCACGAGGACGAGCGGCGGGATGGCGTACAGCGTCTCCACCGCGCGCATCAGCACGTCGTCGACCCGGCCGCCGTAGTAGCCCGAAACTGCGCCGACGATCGTTCCCCCGACGAGTCCGATTCCGGTCGCGACGATCCCCACGAACACGGACACCTGCGTTCCGTAGATGAGTCGCGTGAGGTAGTCGCGACCGTTCTGGTCGGTCCCGAGCGGATGCTCCCACGTTCCACCCTCGACGAACGCCGGTGGCAGCCGGCGCTCGGTCGCTCCTGGATCGGGGTGACGCTCGGGGTGTGAGAGGAACGTCTCCGCCAGCAGGAAGTTCTCGGCGCGCCCGAGCGTGAGCCTCGAGAGGTTACTGTCGATGGCGGTGATCAGCGCGATGCCCAGCACGATCGCGATGACGTACATCCCGAAGCGGGCCGTGGTATCCGCCTTGACCTTCCTGAGCGTGTACCGCCAGCCGACGTCCGCCTCGAACTCGTCGTCCGCCGTCCCGTCGCCGATCTCGAGTTCGGTCTCGCTCTCCGTCTGTTGTTCTCCGACAGCCATGTTAGCTCTCCTCCCCGTACGATACCCGCGGGTCGACGTACGCGTAGGCGATGTCGGTGACGATGACGCCGATTACGAACACGAATCCGACGACGATGGTAGTCCCGAGGACGAGCTGGTAGTCGTACGTCCCGATCGCCTGGATGATCAGCCGGCCCATGCCGTTGATCGCGAACACCTCCTCGATGAGCACCGCACCGCCGATCGCGCTCGTCAGGTTGAGCCCGACGAGCGTGATGACCGGCAGCTGGGAGACGCGGAACGCGTGTTTTCGCATGATCGTCCGTTCGGGGACGCCGTAGGCGCGGGCGAGCCTGACGTAGTCTTTCTGGAACGACTCGATCATCGCGCTCCGTTCGACGCGCATGATCGTCGCCATCTGCAACGTGCCGAGGGCGATCATCGGTAAGAGCAGGTGTCTGATCGTCTGGTAGTACAACTCGAGGTGGCCGCTGTAGCCGTAGTGAGCGGGGTCGCGCCAGGGGTACACCAGCCGACCGGTCGGCAGCCAGCCGAGGTGGACGCCGAAGAGGATGATCAGCATGATGCCGATCCAGAACGACGGCGTGCTGACGCCGACGAGCGCGATGATTCGGGAGACGTGGTCGGTGGGCTCGTTCCGGCGTTTCGCCGCGAGCACGCCCAGCGGGATCGCCGTCACGATCGCGAACGCGTACGCTGAGAGCATCAACAGCAGCGTCGGTGGCAGCCGGACGAGCATCAGTTCGCTAACCGGCCGATCGTAGTACATGCTGAGGCCGAGGTCGCCCTGCAGCAGCCCTCTGGGGGACTCTTCGAACCCGGGAACGCCGAGTACCTCGAGGAACCACGGCAGTCCAAGGTAGTTGAGAAACCGCATGTGAAGCGGCTGGTCGAGGCCGTACCGTTCCTCGATCGCCTCGATCAACTCCTCGCTGGCGATCTGTTCGGCGACCATGTAGTCGACCGGGTCACCGGGCGCCAGATTGACGAGCAGGAACGTGACGACCGCGATCCCGAACATCACCGGGACGGCCTGCATCAGTCGATATATCGTGTATCGTAACAGCCCCATCGTATCACGCTACCGTCTCTCTCACACTCACTTCGGCAATATTGGGTACAACCATTTCCATGTGCGCTGAAACTCTACTCTTCTGTTAATTTTGGGACGGGTGTGGTAGTCAGTCGGTCGATGAACGAACCGGCGGCGGTTCGTCGCTCCGCTCCTCGTCGCAATCGCCCGATTCGCCTACAGCAGGTTGAGGTCCGGGTGGTCGAGGTGCGGGTTGGTGGAGACCGACGTACTCGCGTGCACGCCCTCGACGGCGTCTTCGACGTAGGCGACTGCGTTCAGGTCGCTCCAGCCCGGGAGGTGAATCGCCTGCTCGTTGATCTCGGTCTGGATTTCGGTGTAGAGTTCACTCCGTTCGGCGGGGTCGACGGACCGACGTGCGTCCTGGATGTTCTCGTGGAACTCCGGATTGTCGTAGAAGTGGCCCTGTGTGAGTCCCTCGTTGTCCTCGTGAAACAGCTGGTAGAAGTACACGTCGGGGTCAGCACCGCCGGTCCAGCCGAGGGCGTAGATGTTGAACTCGTCGGCGTCACCCGACTGGTACGTGTCCGTGAACACGTCCCAATCGAGGCGCCGAACGCTGGCCCCGTAGCCGATCTCGTCGAGGCGGTCGGCGATGACCTCGGCCCACTGCTGGCGAATGTCGTCCGGCGGGACGATGATGTCGAGTTCCTCACCGTCGTCGATCGCGTCGCTCTCGTCGAGCAGTTCCTGGGCACGGTCGGGATCGAACTCGTAGTTCATCTCGAGGAACTGGTCGGCGGGCATGTCGAACTCCTCGGCCACCGAGGGCGCCACCGACATGTTGGTGAAGACGGCGGCCTCCCCGAAGATGTCCTCGACGAAGTCACGGCGCGAGTGGCAGTGGGCGATCGCCCGGCGAACGTCGGGATCGGCCGTCGGCCCCTCGTTACAGTTGAACGCCATGTACAGGTAGCTCGTACTGTCGATGGACGCGATCTCGATACCGTCTTCGGACTCGATATCGTCCCAGTCCTGCGGGGGAATCCCCTCCATAATGTCGGTCTCCTCGGCGAGAATTCGGGAGACGCGCCCGGCGTCGTCCTCTGCCGGCTCGTACCGGATCGCCGCCACCTGGCTCGGCTCGTCCCAGTAGTCGTCCCAGCGCTCGACGTCGACGTACTCGCCGTCTTCCCACTCGGCGAACTGGTACGGCCCCGACCCGATCGGGTTCTCCGTGTTGTACGCGTCGGGATCACTCTGGCGAACCTCCGAGTTGACGATGCTCGTCGGAAGGGTGATCGTCTCGAACGGCGCGTACGGGTACTCGAGGTCGAACTGAACCGTCGTGTCGTCGATGGCCTCGGCGGACTCGATCATGTCGAAGTCCGGCATGTTGTCCGTCTGCTCCTCGACGGGTGCGAGGAACGAGTGGACGACGTCCTCGGCGGTGACCGGATCCCCGTTGTGGAACTCGGGCCCGTCGCGGAGTTCGACGACGAACCGCTGGCCGTCTCGTTCGATCTCTGGAGCGTCGGCTGCGAGCTTTGGTTGCGGATCGAGAGTCCCGACGTCGTACTCGTAGAGTCCGTCGTAGAGCACCTGCGTGATCTGAGAGGAGTACGCGTCGTTGAGAACGACCGGGTCCCACTCGATTGGGGCTACCTGCTGGGTGAAGCTGAGTCGGTCGCCAGCGGGAACGGCGGCGTCGTCACCGCCGATGCAGCCTGCGAGGAACGCGGCCGACACCGCCACGCCACTCCCGATGAGTCGGCGCCGCGTAATCGACGTCAAACCGTGTGGGTTGTCTTGACGAGACATACCCACACAAATGCTACCTCGGTTATATAGTTTTTTCTGTATTTCAGATTATTCTGATAGTACTGTCCTGGTGCAGAACTGCCGTGGATCCACGCTTCTGGTGAATCGTACTT
This portion of the Natronobeatus ordinarius genome encodes:
- a CDS encoding ABC transporter ATP-binding protein — protein: MSETILEVTDLKTQFFTERGVVRAVDGVSFDVKRGEIVGLVGESGAGKSVATSSIMRLIESPGEIVGGEIDYMGTTVVGFEERDGELVPRDEMLTDAEMREQIRGNEIAIIFQDPMESLNPVYTVGGQVREFIELNRDLSREEAKEEAIEMLRRVGIPEAESRYDDYPHEFSGGMRQRVLIAMALGCRPNLIIADEPTTALDVTVEGQILELVDDLRTEFDTSFIWVTHDMGVVAEICDRVNVMYLGEIVEQAPVDELFYDTKHPYTKALLNSIPRPDRTVDDLEAIEGTMPSARSPPAGCRFHPRCVDAREECRVTEPEFVEVGEDGEPHRAACLKHGDDGYWESEPLPGREGESRSERERGSMEGRR
- a CDS encoding ABC transporter permease, with the protein product MAVGEQQTESETELEIGDGTADDEFEADVGWRYTLRKVKADTTARFGMYVIAIVLGIALITAIDSNLSRLTLGRAENFLLAETFLSHPERHPDPGATERRLPPAFVEGGTWEHPLGTDQNGRDYLTRLIYGTQVSVFVGIVATGIGLVGGTIVGAVSGYYGGRVDDVLMRAVETLYAIPPLVLVIVFTVFVSGGNPDITYAALGVGIAFIPVFARLIRSRVLSVREMDYVEAARAAGVRDRDILLRHVIPNSFAPVLVLATLYIGVTILIVAGLSFLGYGAQPPTADWGEMLRLAHQYMHSNYWLSIWPGLAILITIMGFNLFGDGLQDALDPRIK
- a CDS encoding ABC transporter permease, which encodes MGLLRYTIYRLMQAVPVMFGIAVVTFLLVNLAPGDPVDYMVAEQIASEELIEAIEERYGLDQPLHMRFLNYLGLPWFLEVLGVPGFEESPRGLLQGDLGLSMYYDRPVSELMLVRLPPTLLLMLSAYAFAIVTAIPLGVLAAKRRNEPTDHVSRIIALVGVSTPSFWIGIMLIILFGVHLGWLPTGRLVYPWRDPAHYGYSGHLELYYQTIRHLLLPMIALGTLQMATIMRVERSAMIESFQKDYVRLARAYGVPERTIMRKHAFRVSQLPVITLVGLNLTSAIGGAVLIEEVFAINGMGRLIIQAIGTYDYQLVLGTTIVVGFVFVIGVIVTDIAYAYVDPRVSYGEES
- a CDS encoding ABC transporter substrate-binding protein, with amino-acid sequence MSRQDNPHGLTSITRRRLIGSGVAVSAAFLAGCIGGDDAAVPAGDRLSFTQQVAPIEWDPVVLNDAYSSQITQVLYDGLYEYDVGTLDPQPKLAADAPEIERDGQRFVVELRDGPEFHNGDPVTAEDVVHSFLAPVEEQTDNMPDFDMIESAEAIDDTTVQFDLEYPYAPFETITLPTSIVNSEVRQSDPDAYNTENPIGSGPYQFAEWEDGEYVDVERWDDYWDEPSQVAAIRYEPAEDDAGRVSRILAEETDIMEGIPPQDWDDIESEDGIEIASIDSTSYLYMAFNCNEGPTADPDVRRAIAHCHSRRDFVEDIFGEAAVFTNMSVAPSVAEEFDMPADQFLEMNYEFDPDRAQELLDESDAIDDGEELDIIVPPDDIRQQWAEVIADRLDEIGYGASVRRLDWDVFTDTYQSGDADEFNIYALGWTGGADPDVYFYQLFHEDNEGLTQGHFYDNPEFHENIQDARRSVDPAERSELYTEIQTEINEQAIHLPGWSDLNAVAYVEDAVEGVHASTSVSTNPHLDHPDLNLL